The Elephas maximus indicus isolate mEleMax1 chromosome 19, mEleMax1 primary haplotype, whole genome shotgun sequence genome contains a region encoding:
- the RPL26 gene encoding 60S ribosomal protein L26 isoform X1 — protein sequence MAFGSEKTVQDFPAKMKFNPFVTSDRSKNRKRHFNAPSHIRRKIMSSPLSKELRQKYNVRSMPIRKDDEVQVVRGHYKGQQIGKVVQVYRKKYVIYIERVQRDKANGTTVHVGIHPSKVVITRLKLDKDRKKILERKAKSRQVGKEKGKYKEETIEKMQE from the exons ATGGCTTTTGGATCCGAGAAAACTGTGCAGGACTTTCCAG CCAAAATGAAGTTCAATCCCTTTGTGACTTCTGACCGGAGCAAAAACCGCAAAAGGCATTTCAATGCACCTTCCCACATTCGCAGAAAGATTATGTCTTCCCCTCTTTCCAAGGAGCTGAGACAGAAATACAATGTTCGGTCCATGCCCATCCGAAAGGATGATGAAGTTCAG GTTGTGCGAGGACACTACAAAGGTCAGCAAATTGGCAAAGTAGTGCAGGTTTATAGGAAGAAATATGTCATCTACATTGAACGGGTGCAGCGAGATAAAGCTAATGGCACAACTGTCCACGTGGGCATTCACCCCAGCAAG GTGGTTATCACTAGACTCAAACTGGACAAAGACCGCAAAAAGATCCTCGAACGTAAAGCCAAATCTCGTCAAGTAGGAAAGGAAAAGGGCAAATACAAGGAAGAAACAATTGAGAAGATGCAGGAGTGA
- the RPL26 gene encoding 60S ribosomal protein L26 isoform X2, with amino-acid sequence MKFNPFVTSDRSKNRKRHFNAPSHIRRKIMSSPLSKELRQKYNVRSMPIRKDDEVQVVRGHYKGQQIGKVVQVYRKKYVIYIERVQRDKANGTTVHVGIHPSKVVITRLKLDKDRKKILERKAKSRQVGKEKGKYKEETIEKMQE; translated from the exons ATGAAGTTCAATCCCTTTGTGACTTCTGACCGGAGCAAAAACCGCAAAAGGCATTTCAATGCACCTTCCCACATTCGCAGAAAGATTATGTCTTCCCCTCTTTCCAAGGAGCTGAGACAGAAATACAATGTTCGGTCCATGCCCATCCGAAAGGATGATGAAGTTCAG GTTGTGCGAGGACACTACAAAGGTCAGCAAATTGGCAAAGTAGTGCAGGTTTATAGGAAGAAATATGTCATCTACATTGAACGGGTGCAGCGAGATAAAGCTAATGGCACAACTGTCCACGTGGGCATTCACCCCAGCAAG GTGGTTATCACTAGACTCAAACTGGACAAAGACCGCAAAAAGATCCTCGAACGTAAAGCCAAATCTCGTCAAGTAGGAAAGGAAAAGGGCAAATACAAGGAAGAAACAATTGAGAAGATGCAGGAGTGA
- the KRBA2 gene encoding LOW QUALITY PROTEIN: KRAB-A domain-containing protein 2 (The sequence of the model RefSeq protein was modified relative to this genomic sequence to represent the inferred CDS: inserted 4 bases in 4 codons; substituted 4 bases at 4 genomic stop codons), with protein sequence MLVSWTTTVLSRGHPPVPHSGSSVISLKTWGPRAGHAATSRQPRTPEDRFPRSRAVGGRPLCGAGLPAGRGAASGGAGRGGEVRWWRWVRAVGGGSADTGPWRIVSTLRVSPLSLLTTGVVVPTTPTLTSGRLPGPQAGARRWPVARCWSGREGVGADSAEVRLGSPRRNCCPNQVFGNKREFLCVGKGSFLQFSRMPQRAANDSSGVSNASEMEMKIRNVREKCVTSVTKLVESKXYNSKVFFKEKYFQTIKXREAKGKGKRSSRDYRHAAKYDVISVQGTEKLTEAPCGEXDRVQCLHKELFDALHETHLNIGHGGWTCMLKELQGKYGNVTKEVIVLYLTLYKQCHQKNPVPKKGLVPNSTTLKDVNSRCQVEILDVQSNANAEFKFILCYQDHLTTFIILXPLKARQVHEVVSVLLDIFIILGTPRVLESNSGIEFTNQVNEVSEVWPDLNIVSSQYHTGQGQGSKEQXNEDVQNTMSARMQSNHSHHWTEVLXFMPMVGNQAFNVSLHQSXVRQCKVTLGLYSSNLPQETASILQTEEELDIAEEQLENSVXMRQEERAEVGADRSDTGEDINPTPEATEPSTLEGAQVSSAAE encoded by the exons ATGCTTGTCAGCTGGACCACAACAG TGTTAAGCCGAGGCCACCCACCTGTGCCGCACTCGGGCAGCTCGGTGATATCCCTAAAAACGTGGGGTCCGCGCGCGGGACACGCAGCAACCAGCCGGCAGCCCCGGACTCCGGAAGACAGGTTTCCCCGTTCCCGCGCTGTCGGCGGGCGGCCCCTCTGCGGGGCGGGGCTTCCGGCCGGGCGCGGAGCGGCTTCCGGCGGAGCCGGGCGCGGGGGGGAGGTGAGGTGGTGGCGCTGGGTGCGGGCAGTGGGTGGCGGCTCCGCCGATACTGGCCCCTGGCGCATCGTGAGCACTTTACGGGTCTCTCCACTGTCTCTGCTGACCACCGGGGTCGTGGTCCCCACCACACCCACCCTCACCTCCGGCCGGCTCCCTGGGCCCCAAGCCGGAGCGCGGAGGTGGCCAGTAGCCCGGTGTTGGAGTGGGCGTGAGGGGGTGGGAGCAGACTCTGCGGAAGTCCGGCTGGGAAGTCCTCGGAGGAACTGCTGCCCGAACCAGGTGTTCGGGAACAAGCGGGAGTTTCTGTGTGTTGGGAAAG GATCCTTCTTGCAGTTCTCCAGGATGCCACAGAGAGCTGCAAATGACTCATCCGGTGTTTCAAATGCGAGTGAAATGGAGATGAAAATAAGAAacgtgagagaaaaatgtgttaCAAGTGTAACAAAGTTAGTGGAAAGCA GTTACAACAGTAAGGTATTTTTCAAGGAAAAGTACTTTCAAACAATAA TCAGAGAAGCtaagggaaagggaaagaggtcATCACGTGATTATCGCCATGCAGCAAAATATGATGTGATCTCTGTACAAGGCACAGAGAAGCTAACAGAGGCTCCTTGTGGAGAATGAGACCGAGTACAGTGTTTACATAAGGAGTTATTTGATGCTCTTCATGAAACGCATCTCAATATTGGACATGGTGGGTGGACCTGCATGCTCAAGGAGCTACAAGGAAAATATGGGAATGTCACCAAAGAAGTCATTGTCTTGTATCTGACTCTGTATAAACAGTGCCACCAGAAGAACCCAGTGCCCAAGAAAGGTCTTGTGCCCAACTCCACAACTCTTAAAGACGTTAACTCTAGATGCCAAGTTGAAATACTTGACGTGCAATCAAATGCCAATGCCGAGttcaagtttattttatgttACCAGGATCACTTaaccacatttattattttatgaccATTGAAAGCTAGACAAGTCCATGAGGTAGTCAGTGTCTTATTGGATATCTTCATAATTCTTGGTACACCCAGAGTGTTAGAATCTAACAGTGGCATAGAGTTCACAAACCAGGTTAATGAGGTCAGTGAGGTATGGCCAGATCTAAATATTGTCTCTAGTCAATACCACACTGGCCAAGGCCAGGGCTCCAAGGAGCAGTGAAACGAGGATGTACAGAACACGATGAGTGCCCGGATGCAGAGTAACCATTCACATCACTGGACCGAAGTCCTTTGATTCATGCCGATGGTGGGGAATCAGGCCTTCAACGTTTCCTTGcaccaaa ctgtgagacaatGTAAAGTCACATTGGGGCTATATTCCTCAAATTTGCCCCAGGAAACTGCGTCCATTTTACAAACAGAGGAAGAGCTAGATATTGCTGAAGAACAACTAGAAAACAGCG TGATGAGACAGGAAGAAAGAGCTGAGGTTGGAGCAGACAGATCTGATACAGGTGAGGACATTAATCCCACTCCTGAAGCAACAGAGCCCAGCACCTTAGAAGGAGCCCAGGTCTCCTCTGCTGCTGAATAG